Proteins from a single region of Amycolatopsis sp. CA-230715:
- a CDS encoding pyridoxamine 5'-phosphate oxidase — MSFVMSAEEREQYFSEVHVGVLAVSRGGRAPLTVPVWYDYEPGGEVLIWMHRDSVKDVSIRKAGQFSLLAQTETQPYKYVTAEGPVVANDEPPTREQALRIAGRYGTQDEAQSYVDGALGADSVLVRMRPTRWLSNDQSK; from the coding sequence ATGTCGTTCGTCATGTCGGCGGAAGAGCGCGAGCAGTACTTCAGCGAGGTGCACGTCGGAGTCCTCGCGGTCTCGCGGGGAGGACGGGCGCCGCTGACGGTGCCGGTCTGGTACGACTACGAACCCGGTGGCGAGGTCCTGATCTGGATGCACCGCGACTCCGTGAAGGACGTCTCGATCCGCAAGGCGGGCCAGTTCAGCCTGCTCGCGCAGACCGAGACCCAGCCGTACAAGTACGTGACCGCGGAAGGCCCCGTCGTCGCGAACGACGAACCGCCCACGCGCGAACAGGCACTGCGCATCGCGGGCCGCTACGGCACCCAGGACGAAGCTCAGTCCTATGTGGACGGTGCGCTCGGCGCGGACTCGGTCCTGGTGCGGATGCGCCCGACCCGCTGGCTCTCGAACGACCAGTCGAAGTAG
- a CDS encoding aldehyde dehydrogenase family protein has protein sequence MTATQPAADALETAGETFDSLNPATDEVVGTYPVHTRAQVEAAVERAREAARWWASLGFDGRAERLRRWKGVLTRRLAQLCTVVRDETGKPVADAQLESVLGIEHIAWAGKHARKVLGKQRRSSGLLMANQAATVEYQPLGVVGVIGPWNYPVFTPLGSITYALAAGNAVVFKPSEYTPGVGKWLVDAFEQVVPEAPVLQLITGFGETGAALTKSGVDKIAFTGSTATGKKIMAAAAETLTPVVIEAGGKDPVLVDADADLDAAADATVWGAFSNSGQTCVGVERVYVHERVHDEFVAKVVEKSKDVRGGSDAAAQYGPMTMPSQLAVVRRHIADALARGGKALLGGADAVGDRFAQPTVLVDVPEDSEAVQEETFGPTVTIAKVKDMDEALEKANATRYGLGSTVFSKRRGPELARRLRTGMTAINAPLSFAGIASLPFGGVGDSGFGRIHGPEGLREFARSKAIARQRYTAPIALTTFARKEKTDALVAKLITVLHGKR, from the coding sequence ATGACCGCGACACAGCCCGCCGCCGATGCGCTCGAAACGGCAGGCGAGACCTTCGACTCCCTGAACCCGGCCACCGACGAGGTCGTCGGCACCTACCCCGTGCACACGCGCGCGCAGGTCGAGGCCGCGGTGGAGCGCGCGCGGGAGGCGGCGCGGTGGTGGGCCTCGCTCGGCTTCGACGGCCGTGCCGAACGCCTCCGCCGCTGGAAGGGCGTGCTGACCAGGCGGCTCGCGCAGCTGTGCACCGTGGTGCGGGACGAAACCGGCAAGCCGGTCGCGGATGCCCAGCTCGAAAGCGTGCTCGGCATCGAGCACATCGCGTGGGCCGGCAAGCACGCGCGGAAGGTGCTCGGCAAGCAGCGGCGGTCGTCCGGGCTGCTGATGGCGAACCAGGCGGCGACCGTCGAATACCAGCCGCTCGGCGTGGTCGGCGTGATCGGGCCGTGGAACTACCCGGTGTTCACGCCGCTCGGCTCGATCACCTACGCGCTCGCCGCGGGCAACGCCGTCGTGTTCAAGCCGAGCGAGTACACGCCCGGCGTCGGCAAGTGGCTCGTCGACGCGTTCGAGCAGGTGGTGCCCGAGGCGCCGGTGTTGCAGCTGATCACCGGGTTCGGCGAGACCGGCGCCGCGTTGACGAAATCGGGCGTGGACAAGATCGCGTTCACCGGGTCCACCGCCACCGGTAAGAAGATCATGGCCGCGGCGGCCGAAACGCTCACGCCGGTGGTCATCGAGGCGGGTGGCAAGGATCCGGTGCTCGTCGACGCGGACGCGGATCTCGACGCGGCCGCGGACGCGACGGTGTGGGGCGCGTTCTCGAACTCGGGCCAGACCTGCGTCGGCGTCGAGCGGGTCTACGTGCACGAGCGGGTGCACGACGAGTTCGTCGCGAAGGTCGTGGAGAAGAGCAAGGACGTGCGCGGGGGCTCGGACGCGGCCGCCCAGTACGGCCCGATGACCATGCCTTCGCAGCTCGCGGTGGTGCGGCGGCACATCGCGGACGCGCTGGCCCGCGGCGGGAAGGCGCTGCTCGGCGGCGCGGACGCGGTCGGGGATCGGTTCGCCCAGCCGACCGTGCTGGTCGACGTCCCTGAGGACTCCGAAGCGGTGCAGGAGGAAACCTTCGGGCCGACGGTGACCATCGCGAAGGTGAAGGACATGGACGAGGCGCTCGAAAAGGCGAACGCGACCCGGTACGGCCTCGGCTCGACCGTCTTCTCGAAGCGCCGTGGCCCCGAACTCGCGCGGCGGCTGCGGACCGGGATGACCGCGATCAACGCCCCGCTTTCGTTCGCCGGTATCGCGTCACTGCCCTTCGGCGGCGTCGGCGACTCGGGCTTCGGCCGCATCCACGGCCCCGAAGGACTGCGGGAATTCGCCCGCTCGAAGGCGATCGCGCGCCAGCGCTACACCGCCCCGATCGCGCTGACCACGTTCGCCCGCAAGGAAAAGACCGACGCGCTGGTCGCGAAACTGATCACCGTACTGCACGGAAAGCGCTGA
- a CDS encoding GMC family oxidoreductase has product MAGSESFDYVIVGAGSAGCVLANRLTEDPATKVLLLEAGGEDDADEVKIPAAFASLFKTHRDWNYETVEQKHTGKPAYWPRARMLGGCSSMNAMIYIRGNRADYDGWRDRHGATGWGYDDVLPYFVKAEGNTRLGGPLHGTDGPLRVEDRVFTHELSRAWVDSAVAWGIKRTDDFNGETQDGAGLYQVTCRKGRRWSCADAYLRPAMTRPNLTVRTNAPVSSVVTEGTRAVGVSYLDSGQPVTVRAEREVLLSGGAINSPQLLMLSGIGPAEHLREHGIDVVAALPGVGQNLHDHPAAPIIWATRGTTDVADSATPAGLVRWQLTKRGPLASNIGEAGAFYSTVDGLEAPNMQVHVAPTLFYDNGLREPTVAGFTSAATLVDVASRGRLRLRSANPRWKPEIDPDYYAESADFDAMQSALRSLIEIGHSGPLAKFLDKPFLPGSLDLDDDALAEHTRQNTQTLYHPVGTCAMGDGEQAVVDPELKVRGIDGLRVVDASVMPVVPRGNTNAPTVMIAEKAADLIRHA; this is encoded by the coding sequence GTGGCCGGGTCAGAGTCCTTCGACTACGTCATCGTCGGCGCGGGCAGCGCGGGGTGCGTGCTCGCGAACCGCCTGACCGAGGACCCGGCCACGAAAGTGCTCCTGCTCGAAGCCGGCGGCGAGGACGACGCCGACGAGGTCAAGATCCCGGCCGCGTTCGCGTCGCTGTTCAAGACGCACCGCGACTGGAACTACGAGACCGTCGAGCAGAAGCACACCGGGAAACCCGCCTACTGGCCGCGGGCGCGGATGCTCGGCGGCTGTTCCTCGATGAACGCGATGATCTACATCCGCGGCAACCGCGCCGACTACGACGGCTGGCGCGATCGCCACGGCGCCACCGGCTGGGGCTACGACGACGTGCTGCCGTACTTCGTCAAGGCGGAGGGCAACACCCGGCTCGGCGGGCCGCTGCACGGCACCGACGGTCCGCTGCGCGTCGAAGACCGCGTGTTCACGCACGAGCTTTCGCGGGCGTGGGTGGATTCGGCGGTGGCGTGGGGTATCAAGCGCACCGACGACTTCAACGGCGAGACGCAGGACGGCGCCGGGCTCTACCAGGTGACCTGCCGCAAGGGCCGCCGCTGGTCGTGCGCCGACGCGTACCTGCGGCCCGCGATGACCAGGCCCAACCTGACCGTGCGGACGAACGCGCCGGTCAGCTCGGTGGTCACCGAGGGCACCCGCGCCGTTGGTGTGTCCTATTTGGACAGCGGGCAGCCGGTGACCGTGCGCGCCGAGCGCGAAGTGCTCCTGTCCGGCGGCGCGATCAACTCGCCGCAGTTGCTGATGCTGTCGGGCATCGGACCGGCCGAGCACCTGCGCGAACACGGGATCGACGTGGTCGCCGCGCTACCGGGCGTCGGGCAGAACCTGCACGACCACCCCGCGGCGCCGATCATCTGGGCCACGCGCGGCACCACCGACGTCGCCGACTCGGCCACGCCTGCCGGGCTGGTGCGCTGGCAGTTGACCAAACGCGGCCCGCTGGCCTCCAACATCGGCGAGGCCGGCGCGTTCTATTCCACTGTGGACGGACTGGAGGCGCCGAACATGCAGGTGCACGTCGCGCCGACCTTGTTCTACGACAACGGTTTGCGCGAGCCGACCGTCGCGGGGTTCACCTCGGCCGCGACGCTCGTCGACGTGGCGAGCCGCGGCAGGCTGCGGCTGCGGTCGGCGAACCCGCGGTGGAAACCGGAAATCGATCCGGACTACTACGCCGAGTCCGCGGACTTCGACGCGATGCAGTCGGCGCTGCGCTCGCTCATCGAGATCGGCCACTCCGGGCCGCTCGCGAAGTTCCTCGACAAGCCCTTCCTGCCCGGGAGCCTCGACCTCGACGACGACGCGCTGGCCGAGCACACGCGGCAGAACACGCAAACGCTCTACCACCCGGTCGGCACGTGCGCGATGGGCGACGGGGAGCAGGCCGTGGTGGACCCGGAGCTGAAGGTGCGCGGGATCGACGGGCTGCGGGTGGTGGACGCCTCGGTGATGCCGGTGGTGCCGCGCGGGAACACCAACGCGCCCACCGTCATGATCGCCGAAAAAGCCGCCGACCTGATCCGCCACGCCTGA
- a CDS encoding L,D-transpeptidase, with product MNAVRKIAGVLAGAAAIGATAVVAAPSASAAGAPCGPQAKACIQLGTNTTWLMDNGKVTYGGVPITSGKAGHRTPTGTFKVQYKDIDHYSKQFNGPMPYSVFFTTNGIAFHEGSLKVQSHGCVHLSHAAAVKYFQTLQPGDVVQVVK from the coding sequence ATGAATGCGGTGCGCAAGATCGCTGGAGTCCTCGCTGGTGCGGCGGCCATCGGGGCCACCGCGGTGGTGGCCGCCCCGTCGGCGTCGGCGGCCGGAGCGCCGTGCGGACCGCAGGCCAAGGCCTGCATCCAGCTGGGCACGAACACCACCTGGTTGATGGACAACGGGAAGGTCACCTACGGCGGCGTCCCGATCACCTCGGGGAAGGCGGGCCACCGCACGCCGACCGGCACGTTCAAGGTCCAGTACAAGGACATCGACCACTACTCGAAGCAGTTCAACGGGCCCATGCCGTACTCGGTCTTCTTCACCACGAACGGCATCGCGTTCCACGAGGGCAGCCTCAAGGTGCAGTCGCACGGCTGCGTCCACCTTTCGCACGCGGCGGCCGTGAAGTACTTCCAGACGCTGCAGCCCGGTGACGTCGTCCAAGTCGTGAAGTGA
- a CDS encoding DUF2334 domain-containing protein, whose protein sequence is MDATLLVSLSGISTRTLHRCADLAAELDGRGVPLSVLCTPGTGDGPADDWVRARTRRGDALLLHGYDHRVTPTHRAVSLGKKAEFAALPAHEAKLRLIAASAALDRAGLVADGFAPPRWLASRGTLDALRAHGFSLCADLAAVRDLRSGEVTRARVQYFASQSQRTETVRCFAFVLGAARAARRGGLVRLGADAKDLARPGLRQAFLDAVDVALENRAFGGTYAKLTASSLRPSPAL, encoded by the coding sequence GTGGACGCTACGCTGCTCGTTTCCCTTTCCGGTATCAGCACGCGAACCCTGCACCGCTGCGCCGACCTCGCGGCCGAGCTCGACGGCCGTGGCGTCCCGCTTTCGGTGCTCTGCACCCCTGGCACCGGTGACGGGCCCGCCGACGACTGGGTCCGCGCCCGCACGCGGCGCGGCGACGCCCTGCTCCTGCACGGGTACGACCACCGCGTCACGCCGACGCACCGCGCGGTCAGCCTCGGCAAGAAGGCCGAGTTCGCCGCGCTCCCCGCGCACGAGGCGAAGCTGCGGCTGATCGCCGCGTCGGCCGCGCTGGACCGCGCCGGGCTCGTCGCGGACGGGTTCGCGCCGCCGCGCTGGCTCGCCTCGCGCGGCACGCTCGATGCCTTGCGCGCACACGGTTTCTCGCTGTGCGCCGATCTCGCCGCGGTTCGCGATCTGCGCTCCGGCGAGGTCACGCGCGCTCGTGTGCAGTACTTCGCGAGCCAGTCGCAGCGGACCGAGACCGTGCGCTGCTTCGCGTTCGTGCTCGGCGCCGCCCGCGCCGCGCGCCGAGGCGGGCTGGTGCGCCTCGGCGCCGACGCGAAGGACCTCGCCCGCCCGGGGCTCCGGCAGGCCTTCCTCGACGCGGTGGACGTCGCGCTGGAGAACCGGGCCTTCGGCGGGACCTACGCCAAGCTCACAGCTTCGTCGCTTCGGCCTTCTCCAGCACTTTGA
- a CDS encoding SAM hydrolase/SAM-dependent halogenase family protein, whose amino-acid sequence MGSAWISFTTDYGLDDGFVAACHGVIARIAPRVRVIDVTHAVPAQRIRHGASVLAQTVPYLPESVHLAVVDPGVGTARRGIVVVAERGLLVGPDNGLLVPAAEALGGVVAAYELTAPEYRLPAVSATFHGRDVFAPAAAHLTLGVTPPEFGPPVTEPVRLPEPVVRVRPGELVSEVLVVDRFGNVQLAATGEDLRAAGIEGRAAVEGMDVPVARTFGDVRVGEALLYPDSGGRLAVAINGGSAAAALELSADQEVTITSSPFAS is encoded by the coding sequence ATGGGCAGCGCGTGGATCTCGTTCACCACCGATTACGGACTCGACGACGGCTTCGTCGCCGCCTGTCACGGGGTGATTGCCCGGATCGCGCCGCGGGTACGCGTAATCGACGTCACCCACGCGGTCCCCGCGCAGCGCATCCGGCACGGGGCGAGCGTGCTCGCGCAGACGGTGCCGTACCTGCCGGAATCGGTGCACCTCGCGGTGGTGGATCCCGGGGTCGGCACCGCGCGGCGCGGGATCGTCGTGGTCGCCGAGCGGGGGCTGCTCGTCGGGCCGGACAACGGCCTGCTCGTCCCGGCCGCCGAAGCGCTCGGCGGCGTCGTCGCGGCGTACGAGCTGACCGCGCCGGAGTACCGGTTGCCCGCGGTGTCGGCGACCTTCCACGGCCGCGACGTGTTCGCGCCCGCGGCGGCCCACCTGACCCTCGGCGTCACCCCGCCCGAGTTCGGGCCGCCGGTGACCGAGCCGGTGCGCCTGCCGGAGCCGGTGGTGCGGGTGCGCCCCGGCGAGCTGGTGTCCGAAGTCCTGGTGGTCGACCGGTTCGGCAACGTCCAGCTCGCCGCCACCGGCGAGGACCTGCGCGCGGCTGGGATCGAGGGCAGGGCGGCGGTGGAGGGCATGGACGTGCCGGTGGCCCGCACCTTCGGCGACGTGCGCGTGGGCGAGGCGCTGCTCTACCCCGATTCGGGCGGGCGGCTCGCGGTCGCCATCAACGGCGGTTCCGCGGCGGCCGCGCTGGAGCTCTCCGCGGACCAGGAGGTCACCATCACCTCGTCGCCCTTCGCCAGCTGA
- a CDS encoding MBL fold metallo-hydrolase encodes MRFVHYGHSCVLVETENARILLDPGAFSGEFDKERELDAILITHQHFDHIDAERLPRLLEANPGAKLVTDPGSAETVEKLGLPSRTVRPGDSFEAGGTKVDVVGGQHAVIHEDIPVIPNVGFVLDGGAFYHPGDSFFVPEQKIDILGLPTGAPWLKAGEAVDYLRAVAPRLAVPIHEMTLANPAMHYGLFTNLAPEATEVKVLEKAEATKL; translated from the coding sequence ATGCGATTCGTCCATTATGGACATTCATGCGTGCTGGTCGAGACGGAGAACGCGAGGATCCTGCTCGATCCCGGCGCTTTTTCCGGCGAGTTCGACAAGGAACGCGAACTCGACGCCATCCTCATCACGCACCAGCACTTCGACCACATCGACGCCGAGCGCCTGCCCCGCCTGCTCGAAGCGAACCCGGGCGCGAAGCTGGTCACCGATCCCGGGTCGGCGGAAACCGTGGAAAAGCTGGGGCTGCCGTCCCGGACCGTGCGCCCCGGCGACTCGTTCGAAGCCGGTGGCACCAAGGTCGACGTGGTCGGCGGGCAGCACGCCGTCATCCACGAAGACATCCCGGTGATCCCGAATGTCGGCTTCGTGCTCGACGGCGGCGCCTTCTACCACCCCGGCGACTCGTTCTTCGTGCCGGAGCAGAAGATCGACATCCTCGGCCTGCCCACCGGCGCGCCCTGGCTCAAGGCGGGCGAAGCCGTCGACTACCTGCGCGCCGTCGCGCCGAGGCTGGCGGTGCCGATCCACGAGATGACGCTCGCGAACCCCGCCATGCACTACGGCCTGTTCACCAACCTGGCGCCGGAGGCCACCGAGGTCAAAGTGCTGGAGAAGGCCGAAGCGACGAAGCTGTGA
- a CDS encoding NADPH-dependent FMN reductase, which produces MQLLLISGSLRAGSSNAAVLATAAALAPEGVTTTTYDGMAGLPHFNPDDDRDPLPGPVAELRAAIGAASAVLFCTPEYAGALPGSFKNLLDWTIGGGEMYQKPVAWINASSVAAPTGGAGAHDSLRSVLTYAGTKIVEDACARVPVVRAAVEDGLVTDPEIRARIAEAVTALRDFA; this is translated from the coding sequence GTGCAGCTACTCCTGATTTCGGGGAGCCTCCGCGCGGGCTCCAGCAACGCGGCCGTACTGGCGACAGCGGCGGCGCTCGCCCCCGAAGGTGTGACCACCACGACCTACGACGGCATGGCCGGTCTCCCGCACTTCAACCCCGACGACGACCGCGATCCGCTGCCGGGCCCGGTCGCCGAGCTGCGCGCCGCGATCGGGGCCGCCTCCGCCGTGCTCTTCTGCACCCCCGAGTACGCGGGCGCGCTGCCAGGCTCGTTCAAGAACCTGCTCGACTGGACGATCGGCGGCGGCGAGATGTACCAGAAGCCGGTCGCCTGGATCAACGCGTCCTCGGTGGCCGCGCCGACCGGCGGCGCCGGGGCGCACGACTCGCTGCGTTCGGTGCTCACCTACGCGGGCACGAAGATCGTCGAGGACGCCTGCGCGCGCGTTCCGGTGGTGCGCGCCGCCGTCGAGGACGGTCTCGTGACCGATCCGGAGATCCGCGCGCGCATCGCGGAAGCGGTGACCGCGCTGCGCGACTTCGCTTGA
- a CDS encoding sulfite exporter TauE/SafE family protein, giving the protein MRVLVLFGLAGFLAQLVDGTLGMAFGVTSTTTLVALGTTPAVASAAVHLAEVGTSLASGVSHWRFRNIDWRTVGILAVPGAIGAVLGAYVLTSLSTEFAEVWITTILLVLGLYVLIRFAFLKLGKLITDKRPGARFLGPLGLVAGFVDATGGGGWGPVATTTLLSSGRLEPRKVVGSVDTSEFIVALAASIGFFFSLSSEHNLNYTVVLGLMAGGVLAAPVAAWLVRRMPPRLLGAAAGGLIVFTNARTLLKAADAGTAATVLVYVAIVALWAAGVVAAIRSIKAEKRVNAAAGEDDHTRESVAVAE; this is encoded by the coding sequence ATGCGCGTCCTTGTCCTGTTCGGGCTGGCCGGGTTCCTGGCCCAGCTCGTGGACGGCACCCTCGGCATGGCCTTCGGCGTCACGTCCACGACCACCCTGGTCGCGCTGGGCACGACCCCGGCCGTCGCGTCCGCCGCGGTGCACCTCGCGGAGGTCGGCACCTCCCTGGCCTCCGGTGTTTCGCACTGGCGCTTCCGCAACATCGACTGGCGCACCGTCGGCATCCTCGCCGTACCGGGCGCGATCGGCGCCGTGCTCGGCGCGTACGTGCTGACCTCGTTGTCCACCGAGTTCGCCGAGGTCTGGATCACCACGATCCTGCTGGTGCTCGGGCTCTACGTGCTCATCCGGTTCGCGTTCCTCAAGCTGGGCAAGCTCATCACGGACAAGCGGCCCGGCGCGCGGTTCCTCGGGCCGCTCGGGCTCGTCGCCGGGTTCGTCGACGCGACCGGTGGCGGCGGCTGGGGCCCGGTGGCCACCACGACGCTGCTGTCCTCGGGCAGGCTCGAACCGAGGAAGGTCGTCGGCTCCGTCGACACCTCCGAGTTCATCGTGGCGCTCGCGGCCAGCATCGGGTTCTTCTTCTCGTTGTCCAGCGAGCACAACCTGAACTACACCGTGGTGCTCGGCCTGATGGCGGGCGGCGTGCTCGCGGCGCCGGTCGCCGCGTGGCTGGTCCGGCGCATGCCGCCGAGGCTGCTCGGCGCGGCCGCGGGCGGGCTCATCGTGTTCACGAACGCGCGGACGCTGCTCAAGGCCGCCGACGCGGGCACGGCCGCCACCGTGCTCGTCTACGTGGCGATCGTGGCGCTGTGGGCGGCCGGTGTGGTCGCCGCGATCCGCTCCATCAAGGCGGAAAAGCGCGTCAACGCGGCAGCGGGCGAGGACGACCACACCAGGGAATCGGTGGCGGTGGCAGAGTAG
- the purS gene encoding phosphoribosylformylglycinamidine synthase subunit PurS, with protein MARVVVDVMPKPEILDPQGQAAAGALSRLGFTGVTEVRQGKHFELEVDDTVDDETLGKIAEGFLANPVIEEWTIRRVEK; from the coding sequence GTGGCCCGAGTAGTCGTCGACGTCATGCCCAAGCCCGAGATCCTGGACCCGCAAGGACAGGCCGCGGCCGGGGCGCTGTCTCGCCTCGGCTTCACCGGCGTGACCGAAGTCCGCCAGGGCAAGCACTTCGAGCTCGAGGTCGACGACACCGTCGACGACGAGACGCTCGGGAAGATCGCCGAGGGCTTCCTCGCGAACCCGGTGATCGAGGAGTGGACCATCCGGCGGGTCGAGAAGTGA
- a CDS encoding ABC transporter ATP-binding protein, with product MQRKLPLATPAEARRWARGMLRANRRAFLLVIGLFVAASVAGLAGPQILGALVDGVTSGITTGRIDLLALAFVAMLIVQGGLKRFARLRMGMLGEKVLAENRERLVGESLALPLSTVEAAGTGELLSRATSDVDRIDFATRHAVPEILVAALTVVLTIGAMVFTSPLLSLALLVAVPVLWISTRWIWRRVGVAMERMLDGWAVLQSATHETAEGARTIEALSLTERRVAHGDRGLASAIEGERGLRSLHVRWVPWLELSHALPVAAMVLIGGWAYFAGHADLGTITTMVLYAQALAAPMDEALWWVEDLLVSGTALRRVLGVRGTADDGVATAPAAQDIEVADVRFGYSADRTVLHGIDLRVPPGERLAIVGPSGAGKSTLGRLLAGIAAPSAGSVRIGGQEVSALADDVLRGEVLLLTQEHHVFAGTLRENLTLPTRPDGGEWPDAELLAALDAVGAKEWALDLPDGLDTKVGSGALTVPAAVAQQLALARVVLADPHTVVLDEATSLLDTSSARELERSLNGVLEGRTVIAIAHRLHTAAAADRVAVLEDGRITELGSHEKLLAAGGPYARLVAAAS from the coding sequence ATGCAACGGAAACTGCCACTGGCGACACCCGCGGAGGCCAGGCGGTGGGCGCGCGGGATGCTGCGCGCCAACCGTCGCGCCTTCCTGTTGGTGATCGGCCTGTTCGTGGCCGCGAGCGTGGCGGGGCTGGCCGGACCGCAGATCCTCGGCGCACTGGTCGACGGGGTCACCAGCGGTATCACGACGGGCCGGATCGACCTGCTGGCACTGGCGTTCGTCGCCATGCTGATCGTGCAGGGCGGGCTGAAGCGGTTCGCAAGGCTGCGCATGGGCATGCTCGGCGAGAAGGTCCTCGCGGAGAACCGCGAGCGGCTAGTCGGCGAGTCGCTGGCGCTGCCGCTGAGCACCGTGGAGGCGGCCGGGACCGGTGAGCTGCTCAGCCGGGCCACTTCGGACGTCGACCGGATCGACTTCGCCACCCGGCACGCGGTGCCGGAGATCCTGGTCGCCGCGCTCACCGTGGTGCTCACCATCGGCGCGATGGTGTTCACCTCGCCGCTGCTGTCGCTGGCGCTGCTGGTCGCGGTGCCGGTGCTGTGGATTTCGACGCGGTGGATCTGGCGGCGGGTCGGCGTGGCCATGGAGCGCATGCTCGACGGCTGGGCCGTGCTGCAGTCGGCCACGCACGAGACCGCGGAAGGCGCCCGCACGATCGAAGCGCTCAGCCTCACCGAGCGCCGCGTCGCGCACGGCGACCGCGGTCTCGCGTCCGCGATCGAGGGCGAGCGCGGCCTGCGGTCGCTGCACGTGCGCTGGGTGCCGTGGCTGGAGCTGTCGCACGCGCTGCCGGTCGCGGCGATGGTGCTGATCGGCGGCTGGGCGTACTTCGCCGGGCACGCCGATCTCGGCACGATCACCACGATGGTGCTGTACGCGCAGGCGCTGGCCGCGCCGATGGACGAGGCGCTGTGGTGGGTCGAGGACCTGCTGGTCAGCGGTACGGCGTTGCGGCGCGTGCTGGGTGTGCGCGGGACCGCCGACGACGGCGTGGCGACCGCTCCGGCGGCGCAGGATATTGAGGTCGCGGACGTGCGGTTCGGCTACTCGGCGGACCGGACCGTGCTGCACGGCATCGATCTGCGCGTGCCGCCTGGCGAACGGCTCGCGATCGTCGGGCCGTCCGGTGCGGGCAAGTCGACGCTGGGCAGGCTGCTCGCCGGGATCGCGGCGCCGTCCGCGGGTTCGGTGCGGATCGGCGGGCAGGAGGTCTCTGCGCTGGCCGACGACGTCCTGCGCGGCGAGGTGCTGCTGCTGACCCAGGAGCACCACGTGTTCGCGGGCACGCTGCGGGAGAACCTGACCCTGCCGACCCGGCCCGACGGCGGCGAGTGGCCGGACGCCGAACTCCTTGCCGCGCTGGATGCCGTCGGTGCGAAGGAATGGGCGCTCGACCTGCCCGACGGTCTCGACACGAAGGTCGGGTCGGGTGCGCTGACCGTGCCCGCCGCGGTGGCGCAGCAGCTCGCGCTGGCGCGGGTGGTGCTGGCCGACCCGCACACCGTGGTGCTCGACGAGGCGACCTCGTTGCTCGACACGTCGTCCGCGCGCGAGCTCGAACGCTCGCTGAACGGCGTGCTCGAAGGCCGCACGGTGATCGCGATCGCGCACCGGCTGCACACCGCGGCCGCGGCCGACCGGGTGGCCGTGCTCGAAGACGGCCGGATCACCGAGCTGGGCAGCCACGAGAAGCTGCTGGCCGCGGGCGGGCCGTACGCGCGCCTCGTGGCGGCGGCGAGCTGA
- the purQ gene encoding phosphoribosylformylglycinamidine synthase subunit PurQ, with protein sequence MSARIGVITFPGTLDDGDAARAVAYADAEPVALWHADDDLHGVDAVVVPGGFSYGDYLRAGVIARFAPVMESVIKAAHGGMPVLGICNGFQILCEAGLLPGAMIRNEGLHFICRDQWLRVENTETAWTTRYEQGAEILIPMKNIDGCFVAEKSTLDELEAEGRVVFRYVGGNPNGSRNDIAGIRSADGRVVGLMPHPEHAIDALTGPSDDGLGMFYSAVDALLAV encoded by the coding sequence GTGAGCGCGCGCATCGGGGTCATCACCTTCCCCGGCACCCTCGACGACGGCGACGCGGCCCGCGCGGTCGCCTACGCCGACGCCGAGCCGGTCGCGCTGTGGCACGCCGACGACGACCTGCACGGCGTCGACGCGGTGGTCGTGCCGGGCGGGTTCTCCTACGGCGACTACCTGCGCGCGGGCGTGATCGCGCGCTTCGCGCCGGTGATGGAGTCGGTGATCAAGGCGGCGCACGGCGGGATGCCGGTGCTCGGCATCTGCAACGGGTTCCAGATCCTGTGCGAGGCGGGCCTGCTGCCGGGCGCGATGATCCGCAACGAGGGCCTGCACTTCATCTGCCGCGACCAGTGGCTGCGCGTGGAGAACACCGAGACCGCGTGGACCACGCGGTACGAGCAGGGCGCCGAGATCCTTATCCCGATGAAGAACATCGACGGCTGCTTCGTCGCGGAGAAGTCCACTTTGGACGAACTGGAGGCCGAGGGCAGGGTCGTGTTCCGCTACGTCGGCGGGAACCCCAACGGTTCGCGCAACGACATCGCGGGGATCCGCAGCGCCGACGGCCGCGTGGTCGGCCTGATGCCGCACCCGGAGCACGCCATCGACGCGCTCACCGGCCCCTCCGACGACGGCCTCGGCATGTTCTACAGCGCCGTGGACGCCCTGCTCGCGGTTTGA